From Carya illinoinensis cultivar Pawnee chromosome 5, C.illinoinensisPawnee_v1, whole genome shotgun sequence, one genomic window encodes:
- the LOC122311202 gene encoding probable alpha-galactosidase B: MKLFVLISFLLFLLLNPRVLSKTVSDGGPERASLPPRGWNSYDSFCWTISEEELLQSAEIISKRLLPHGYEYVVVDYLWYRRKVKGAYTDSLGFDVIDEWGRMIPDPDRWPSSKGGKGFTEVAKKVHGMGLKFGIHVMSGISTQAVNANTPILDTISGGAYEESGRKWTAKDIGIKERACAWMQHGFMSVDTKLGAGRAFLRSLYEQYAEWGIDFVKHDCVFGDDLDINEISVVSEVLKQLDRPILYSLSPGTSVTPAMAKDVNGLVNMYRITGDDWDSWRDVAAHFDVTRDFSTASMIGAKGLLGKSWPDLDMLPLGWLTDPGSNEGPHRSCNLNPDEQRTQVTLWSMAKSPFMFGGDVRKLDESTYNAITNPTLLEINWFSSNNMEFPYVTGMRVHRTDESHSYQSRRYAIDVRTSDTQGLALTTCSNSEAIGWSTEALDEEFEKICWKEKFKRKNQAPFCVYKGEPLLASDEIMTYKQKYQGKLRLLSTDRRDFCLGASSNERLTAKEIKRGAFSPCRWETNQMWELNPNGTLVNGYSGLCATMKSVKAEVSSVGTRSWIATGSRGEIYVAFFNLNTRKTVISAKISDLAKALPSQTLNGASCEGREVWSGKDIGLTKQSISMAVNAHGCALFVLNCH; encoded by the exons ATGAAGCTCTTCGTTTTGATCTCTTTCCTACTCTTCCTTCTTCTAAATCCAAG GGTATTGTCTAAAACTGTGTCCGATGGCGGACCTGAACGTGCCAGCCTCCCACCTAGAGGTTGGAATTCCTATGACTCCTTTTGCTGGACCATTTCTGAAGAAGAGTTGCTGCAAAGTGCTGAAATCATATCTAAGCGTTTACTCCCTCATGGATATGAG TATGTTGTGGTGGATTATCTTTGGTATAGGAGAAAGGTCAAAGGTGCTTACACTGATTCTCTTGGATTTGATGTAATTGATGAATGGGGGAGGATGATCCCCGATCCGGATAGGTGGCCTTCCTCCAAAGGTGGGAAAGGGTTCActgaagtagccaagaaggtGCATGGCATGGGTTTGAAGTTTGGAATTCATGTTATGAGTGGAATAAGTACACAGGCAGTAAATGCAAACACTCCTATCTTGGACACAATCTCG GGAGGTGCTTATGAAGAGTCTGGCCGGAAGTGGACCGCAAAAGATATAGGGATTAAGGAAAGGGCATGTGCATGGATGCAACACGGTTTCATGAGTGTAGATACCAAGTTGGGAGCTGGACGAGCTTTCTTGAGGTCACTCTATGAACAGTATGCTGAGTGGGGCATTGATTTTG TGAAACATGACTGTGTATTTGGTGATGACTTGGATATAAATGAAATAAGTGTTGTGTCAGAG GTTCTGAAGCAACTTGACCGCCCCATATTGTATTCATTGTCTCCTGGAACCAGTGTGACCCCTGCAATGGCCAAGGATGTGAACGGGCTTGTCAACATGTACCGGATAACTGGGGATGATTGGGATTCATGGAGAGATGTTGCAGCACATTTCGATGTTACAAG GGACTTCTCTACTGCAAGTATGATTGGAGCTAAGGGCCTGCTTGGGAAGTCATGGCCTGACTTGGATATGCTACCACTTGGATGGCTTACTGATCCAG gttCAAATGAAGGTCCACACAGAAGTTGTAACCTCAACCCAGATGAGCAAAGAACTCAG GTCACTCTGTGGTCCATGGCCAAGTCTCCTTTCATGTTTGGAGGAGATGTGAGAAAGCTTGATGAGAGCACATACAACGCCATAACAAATCCTACCCTGTTGGAGATAAACTGGTTtagctcaaacaacatggaG TTTCCTTACGTTACTGGCATGAGGGTTCATCGTACAGATGAGAGTCATTCCTATCAATCAAGAAGATATGCAATAGATGTAAGAACATCTGATACACAAGGTTTGGCCCTCACCACCTGCTCAAATTCGGAAGCAATTGGCTGGTCTACTGAAGCTCTGGacgaagaatttgaaaaaatatgctggaaagaaaagtttaaaagaaaaaatcaagcaCCGTTTTGCGTGTACAAGGGAGAGCCTCTTTTGGCATC AGATGAAATCATGACgtacaaacaaaaatatcaagGGAAACTCCGTTTATTATCAACTGACAGAAGGGACTTTTGCTTGGGGGCTTCTTCGAATGAAAGGCTTACTGCAAAGGAAATCAAGAGAGGTGCATTTTCACCCTGCAGATGGGAGACGAACCAg ATGTGGGAGTTGAACCCTAATGGAACCTTGGTAAATGGCTATTCCGGATTGTGTGCAACAATGAAGTCTGTTAAAG CTGAAGTCAGCTCAGTTGGAACTCGTTCTTGGATTGCAACTGGAAGTAGAG GAGAAATATATGTTGCCTTTTTTAATCTGAACACACGGAAGACAGTAATATCTGCAAAGATATCGGACCTAGCCAAGGCACTTCCTAGCCAAACCTTGAATGGAGCTTCCTGCGAGGGCAGAGAAGTATGGAGTGGAAAAGACATTGGATTAACAAAGCAATCTATATCAATGGCAGTAAACGCCCATGGCTGTGCCCTATTTGTCCTAAACTGTCATTAG
- the LOC122310722 gene encoding protein PECTIC ARABINOGALACTAN SYNTHESIS-RELATED-like isoform X2 — protein MVELRHSSSIGSRASSSPMKRDDVSSPLSPDNHPSYDDDHDRHSSKDRDRHFWYHLPSICPFFNDDARFSPHNSRIWLLFVLFLALAGFVSVSSIVNRLNAPYLCKKDGIVLHCPHVKEVPSLWENPYSATTSWKPCAERRDGGISDPPPENETTGYIFIHAEGGLNQQRIAICNAVAVAKIMNASLILPVLKQDQIWKDQTKFEDIFDVDHFIDYLKDDVRIVRDIPKWFTDKTELFTSIRRTVKNIPKYASAEFYIDNVLPRIKEKKIMSLKPFVDRLGYDNVPPEINRLRCRVNYHALKFLPEIEQMADLLASRMRNRTGGSNPYMALHLRFEKGMVGLSFCDFVGTREEKAIMAEYRKKEWPRRYKNGSHLWQLALQKRKEGRCPLEPGEVAVLLRAMGYSKETQIYVASGQVYGGNNRMAPLRNMFPYLETCDKLGSPRLLGLLEV, from the exons ATGGTGGAGCTCAGGCACTCGAGCTCGATCGGGAGCCGGGCTTCTTCGTCTCCGATGAAGCGCGACGACGTCTCCTCCCCTTTGTCTCCCGATAACCATCCCAGCTACGACGACGATCACGATCGACACTCCTCGAAGGATCGAGACCGTCATTTCTGGTACCATTTACCGTCCATATGCCCCTTCTTCAACGACGATGCTAGGTTTTCTCCGCACAACTCCAGGATCTGGCTGCTCTTCGTACTCTTTCTTGCTCTCGCCGGTTTCGTTTCGGTTTCCTCGATCGTAAACCGATTG AATGCCCCTTACTTATGTAAAAAAGATGGCATTGTTCTTCACTGCCCACAT GTCAAGGAAGTTCCTTCACTCTGGGAGAATCCTTACTCTGCCACCACATCCTGGAAGCCTTGTGCTGAGCGCCGTGATGGTGGAATATCTG ATCCTCCTCCTGAAAATGAAACAACTGGCTATATATTCATTCATGCTGAGGGTGGTCTGAATCAACAAAGAATAGCT ATATGCAATGCGGTTGCTGTGGCTAAAATAATGAATGCCAGCCTTATTTTGCCGGTGTTGAAGCAAGACCAGATCTGGAAAGACCAAAC GAAATTTGAAGACATATTTGATGTAGATCATTTCATTGACTACCTGAAGGATGATGTGCGAATAGTTCGTGATATCCCCAAGTGGTTTACCGACAAAACAGAGCTTTTCACAAGTATAAG ACGGACAGTAAAAAATATTCCAAAGTATGCATCAGCAGAATTTTACATTGATAATGTTCTGCCCCGAATCAAGGAGAAGAAGATAATGTCACTAAAACCTTTTGTTGATCGACTTGG GTATGACAATGTTCCTCCAGAAATCAACAGGCTAAGGTGCAGGGTAAATTATCATGCTCTGAAATTTCTTCCTGAGATAGAGCAAATGGCTGATTTACTGGCATCAAGGATGAGAAACCGCACAGGCGGTTCAAATCCTTACAT GGCTCTTCATCTTCGGTTCGAGAAAGGGATGGTAGGCTTATCATTCTGTGATTTTGTTGGAACAAGGGAGGAGAAAGCCATAATGGCAGAATATCGAAAGAAGGAATGGCCTCGACGTTATAAG AATGGTTCCCATCTATGGCAACTGGCCctgcaaaagaggaaggaagGACGGTGCCCTCTTGAGCCCGGAGAAGTGGCTGTGCTTCTTCGGGCAATGGGCTATTCTAAGGAAACTCAAATTTATGTTGCTTCGGGGCAGGTCTATGGTGGAAATAACAGGATGGCTCCCCTCAGGAACATGTTCCCGTATTTG GAAACATGTGACAAGCTTGGCAGCCCTAGACTTCTTGGTCTGCTTGAAGTCTGA
- the LOC122308978 gene encoding sufE-like protein 2, chloroplastic, with product MISSPFNSIVPLSFSSSSSSSGSVMLPNLYDYPRPKRTNFTSRNLAFMPLKCIHKYRFDSSSESDARFPSFSASCLTATDARLTSSDLVADRLRRVVAEFRSLPEPIDRVKRLLHYAALLPPLGDSARAPENRVTGCTTQVWLEAELDELGRVRFRADSDSEISKGFCSCLIYMLDGADPEEVVKVKSEDLADMNVGLHGKSHSRVNTWHNVLIAMQKRTIALLAGSE from the coding sequence ATGATTTCTTCTCCCTTCAATTCAATAGttcctctctccttctcttcttcttcttcttcttctggcTCCGTGATGTTACCAAATCTCTATGACTACCCCAGGCCCAAGCGCACCAATTTTACATCCAGAAACCTCGCGTTCATGCCTTTGAAATGCATTCACAAGTACCGTTTCGATTCCTCATCGGAATCGGACGCTCGATTCCCTAGTTTCTCTGCTTCTTGCTTAACGGCAACGGACGCCAGGTTAACTTCCTCCGATCTCGTCGCCGATAGGCTCCGCCGCGTCGTAGCCGAGTTCAGGTCTCTCCCGGAGCCAATCGACCGCGTCAAGCGGCTCTTGCACTACGCGGCGCTCCTTCCCCCCTTAGGCGATTCGGCTCGAGCGCCGGAGAATCGAGTCACGGGGTGCACCACCCAGGTGTGGTTGGAGGCCGAGTTGGACGAGCTTGGGCGGGTGAGATTCAGAGCCGACAGCGACTCGGAGATATCGAAGGGATTCTGCTCGTGCCTCATTTACATGCTGGACGGCGCGGACCCCGAGGAGGTGGTGAAGGTGAAGTCGGAGGATCTGGCGGACATGAACGTGGGTTTGCACGGAAAATCCCATTCCAGGGTGAACACGTGGCACAATGTTCTTATTGCTATGCAGAAGAGGACGATTGCTTTGCTCGCTGGCTCCGAATGA
- the LOC122310722 gene encoding protein PECTIC ARABINOGALACTAN SYNTHESIS-RELATED-like isoform X1 has protein sequence MVELRHSSSIGSRASSSPMKRDDVSSPLSPDNHPSYDDDHDRHSSKDRDRHFWYHLPSICPFFNDDARFSPHNSRIWLLFVLFLALAGFVSVSSIVNRLNAPYLCKKDGIVLHCPHVKEVPSLWENPYSATTSWKPCAERRDGGISDPPPENETTGYIFIHAEGGLNQQRIAICNAVAVAKIMNASLILPVLKQDQIWKDQTKFEDIFDVDHFIDYLKDDVRIVRDIPKWFTDKTELFTSIRRTVKNIPKYASAEFYIDNVLPRIKEKKIMSLKPFVDRLGYDNVPPEINRLRCRVNYHALKFLPEIEQMADLLASRMRNRTGGSNPYMALHLRFEKGMVGLSFCDFVGTREEKAIMAEYRKKEWPRRYKNGSHLWQLALQKRKEGRCPLEPGEVAVLLRAMGYSKETQIYVASGQVYGGNNRMAPLRNMFPYLVTKEELATKEELVGFRKHVTSLAALDFLVCLKSDVFVMTHGGNFAKLIIGARRYMGHRQKSIKPDKGLMSKSFGDPYMGWAPFVEDVVVTHQTRTGLPEETFPNYDLWENPLTPCMCKA, from the exons ATGGTGGAGCTCAGGCACTCGAGCTCGATCGGGAGCCGGGCTTCTTCGTCTCCGATGAAGCGCGACGACGTCTCCTCCCCTTTGTCTCCCGATAACCATCCCAGCTACGACGACGATCACGATCGACACTCCTCGAAGGATCGAGACCGTCATTTCTGGTACCATTTACCGTCCATATGCCCCTTCTTCAACGACGATGCTAGGTTTTCTCCGCACAACTCCAGGATCTGGCTGCTCTTCGTACTCTTTCTTGCTCTCGCCGGTTTCGTTTCGGTTTCCTCGATCGTAAACCGATTG AATGCCCCTTACTTATGTAAAAAAGATGGCATTGTTCTTCACTGCCCACAT GTCAAGGAAGTTCCTTCACTCTGGGAGAATCCTTACTCTGCCACCACATCCTGGAAGCCTTGTGCTGAGCGCCGTGATGGTGGAATATCTG ATCCTCCTCCTGAAAATGAAACAACTGGCTATATATTCATTCATGCTGAGGGTGGTCTGAATCAACAAAGAATAGCT ATATGCAATGCGGTTGCTGTGGCTAAAATAATGAATGCCAGCCTTATTTTGCCGGTGTTGAAGCAAGACCAGATCTGGAAAGACCAAAC GAAATTTGAAGACATATTTGATGTAGATCATTTCATTGACTACCTGAAGGATGATGTGCGAATAGTTCGTGATATCCCCAAGTGGTTTACCGACAAAACAGAGCTTTTCACAAGTATAAG ACGGACAGTAAAAAATATTCCAAAGTATGCATCAGCAGAATTTTACATTGATAATGTTCTGCCCCGAATCAAGGAGAAGAAGATAATGTCACTAAAACCTTTTGTTGATCGACTTGG GTATGACAATGTTCCTCCAGAAATCAACAGGCTAAGGTGCAGGGTAAATTATCATGCTCTGAAATTTCTTCCTGAGATAGAGCAAATGGCTGATTTACTGGCATCAAGGATGAGAAACCGCACAGGCGGTTCAAATCCTTACAT GGCTCTTCATCTTCGGTTCGAGAAAGGGATGGTAGGCTTATCATTCTGTGATTTTGTTGGAACAAGGGAGGAGAAAGCCATAATGGCAGAATATCGAAAGAAGGAATGGCCTCGACGTTATAAG AATGGTTCCCATCTATGGCAACTGGCCctgcaaaagaggaaggaagGACGGTGCCCTCTTGAGCCCGGAGAAGTGGCTGTGCTTCTTCGGGCAATGGGCTATTCTAAGGAAACTCAAATTTATGTTGCTTCGGGGCAGGTCTATGGTGGAAATAACAGGATGGCTCCCCTCAGGAACATGTTCCCGTATTTG GTTACCAAAGAGGAGTTGGCAACTAAGGAGGAGTTAGTGGGTTTCAGGAAACATGTGACAAGCTTGGCAGCCCTAGACTTCTTGGTCTGCTTGAAGTCTGATGTGTTTGTGATGACCCACGGAGGGAACTTTGCTAAACTGATAATCGGGGCACGCCGATACATGGGTCACCGTCAAAAATCTATAAAACCTGACAAGGGGCTCATGTCCAAGTCTTTTGGGGACCCCTACATGGGGTGGGCACCCTTTGTAGAGGATGTGGTTGTCACCCACCAGACACGCACCGGATTGCCGGAAGAGACCTTTCCCAACTATGACCTCTGGGAGAACCCCCTGACTCCCTGCATGTGTAAGGCCTGA